The following are encoded together in the Malaya genurostris strain Urasoe2022 chromosome 3, Malgen_1.1, whole genome shotgun sequence genome:
- the LOC131436967 gene encoding uncharacterized protein LOC131436967, with the protein MRAKFFQKCCRLCLDDTREQLEIRSVERLTQTLLELYNLKITNQDRCSQNICVLCYQDVSESQKWLDLLEKQKQVILANQQHFQEEVLEQLGPEPAPVVEENFSPTRSTRVTRRSARMGNEQTPKRSPIKNEPTQLRSGKRKLDWEPPSEQESETPTEATSNGDEADEEEAASDTTTTSSDTELKCNKCESVFSGIEALEKHFCEFICSVCSTALKHKWSLRRHLVDVHKIKATEWTNYWNPKEYGKDSQNLLVETTKPKKRYRYESDSPTDLEEDSSNEQAAEAGVEVTCDYCGDKFDSNQELKRHDCNVRCNICGFTFASRNNVKRHKIRVHKIDPSDPSLINNRARSVSRAASRPPSRPASRAASEHGSDDEPLAALASRSDDLNESEKSSGCKTPAKIKYRFFCTECDYSNLKRYRLVDHIVDKHGIPKDQIDSDAIPKQPSDGSKTPERPKTPATTPRSHTTPVYAPLPEPPKSPDLLVSMQVSHQPRGRSRSTYQDSIEYGQKRKRSLSACSNKSVNFSRSRSIPPPDREVLVAKRRLSTSNILAKVHPKLRTTLLGMEANRLHLAIRPGCELLPPNQQYRIRASSYINHEPCPMKKLFKLRVPVGIERERVHQMRELFRKMSHRVSVQSKVNSIDVESLVLDQVQSNSSSPLDALDQDPLNRTTPATAMVNCAASEQEGVIYEVREVDTQNVTTICGTSSNVIQVVEGPVSDQAHLPEQKKKKSKNKKEKRRRSLKESDVPDTLVQPKVENDIDGTEVTEIPIVEQDKSSEVGNTSELHPVGIIEPQDTPSEITCQPQSIVETESTDQSNQPEQLMDQQESAATEVGQTSTLNGHDSTQELQQKEMEQCETIVKQSDEEFILSTTLEENKLDEIAEENARGLDDEQEEQEDQDIVQMITPD; encoded by the exons ATGAGAGctaaatttttccaaaaatgttgtcGACTATGTTTGGACGATACGAGAGAACAATTGGAAATTCGATCGGTGGAACGACTGACTCAGACGCTGCTAGAATTATACAATCTGAAG ATTACTAACCAAGACCGGTGCAGTCAAAATATTTGCGTATTGTGTTATCAGGATGTAAGTGAATCTCAAAAATGGTTAGATTTGTTGGAAAAACAAAAGCAAGTAATACTGGCCAATCAACAACACTTCCAAGAGGAAGTGTTAGAGCAACTAGGCCCCGAACCGGCTCCCGTTGTTGAAGAAAATTTCTCGCCAACAAGATCGACACGGGTAACTAGAAGGTCGGCGAGAATGGGAAACGAACAAACACCAAAGCGATCTCCGATAAAGAATGAACCGACACAGTTACGTAGCGGCAAACGGAAGCTCGACTGGGAACCACCTTCAGAGCAAGAATCGGAAACACCTACTGAGGCAACTTCAAACGGAGACGAAGCCGACGAAGAAGAAGCCGCATCTGATACAACAACGACGAGTAGCGATACGGAACTGAAGTGCAACAAATGTGAATCAGTTTTCAGCGGAATCGAGGCGCTGGAAAAACATTTTTGTGAGTTTAtttgtagtgtttgtagcactGCATTAAAGCACAAATGGAGCCTAAGACGACACTTGGTAGATGTTCACAAAATTAAGGCCACGGAATGGACGAACTATTGGAATCCGAAAGAGTACGGTAAAGATTCGCAGAATTTATTGGTCGAGACGACGAAACCCAAAAAAAG GTATAGATATGAGAGCGATTCTCCGACAGATTTAGAAGAGGATTCTAGTAACGAACAGGCAGCGGAAGCTGGAGTAGAAGTAACATGCGACTATTGTGGTGATAAGTTCGACAGCAATCAGGAATTGAAAAGACATGATTGCAATGTTAGATGCAATATATGCGGATTCACGTTTGCATCGCGAAACAATGTAAAACGTCATAAAATTCGGGTACATAAAATTGATCCTTCTGATCCATCATTGATAAATAATCGCGCCAGATCTGTGTCTCGTGCGGCATCGCGTCCACCATCGCGTCCCGCATCACGAGCTGCTTCGGAACATGGATCTGACGATGAACCACTTGCAGCTCTAGCTAGCAGAAGTGATGACCTTAATGAAAGTGAAAAATCGAGTGGTTGCAAAACTCCTGCCAAAATAAAGTATCGTTTTTTCTGTACAGAATGCGATTATTCTAATCTAAAACGCTACCGTCTCGTGGATCACATCGTTGACAAACACGGCATACCAAAGGATCAAATTGATTCCGATGCCATACCGAAACAACCAAGCGATGGTTCGAAAACGCCCGAAAGACCAAAGACTCCTGCGACAACACCTAGATCACATACTACACCAGTTTATGCACCGCTGCCGGAACCACCAAAGAGTCCAGATCTGTTGGTGAGCATGCAGGTGTCACACCAACCCAGGGGTAGATCAAGGTCAACTTATCAAGACAGTATAGAATATGGACAAAAGAGAAAACGCTCTCTCTCGGCTTGCTCCAACAAATCAGTGAATTTTTCCAGGTCACGTTCTATCCCTCCCCCAGATCGGGAGGTTTTGGTTGCAAAACGTCGGCTTTCTACATCCAATATTCTTGCAAAGGTTCATCCAAAACTTCGAACCACTTTATTGGGTATGGAAGCAAATAGATTGCACTTAGCAATTCGTCCTGGATGTGAACTGCTGCCTCCTAATCAACAGTACCGTATACGTGCTTCGTCCTATATCAATCATGAGCCCTGcccaatgaagaaattattcaAACTACGGGTTCCCGTGGGCATCGAACGAGAACGAGTTCACCAAATGCGCgagttgttccgaaaaatgtCACATCGCGTCAGTGTTCAGTCCAAGGTCAATAGCATCGATGTGGAATCATTGGTCCTAGACCAAGTACAATCGAATTCGTCTTCTCCATTAGATGCGTTAGATCAGGATCCTTTAAACAGAACTACTCCGGCTACGGCAATGGTGAACTGTGCCGCCTCGGAACAGGAAGGTGTTATCTACGAAGTACGTGAAGTTGATACACAAAATGTGACTACAATTTGTGGCACGAGTAGCAACGTAATACAAGTGGTTGAAGGTCCAGTCTCCGATCAAGCTCATTTACCGgaacaaaagaaaaagaaatcaaaaaataaaaaagagaaACGAAGAAGAAGTCTGAAGGAATCTGACGTGCCAGATACATTAGTACAGCCAAAAGTTGAAAATGATATTGACGGTACAGAAGTAACTGAAATTCCTATTGTTGAGCAAGATAAAAGTAGTGAGGTCGGTAATACTAGCGAACTACATCCAGTTGGAATAATAGAGCCCCAGGATACACCATCGGAAATTACATGCCAGCCGCAAAGTATTGTGGAGACGGAATCCACCGACCAATCCAATCAACCAGAGCAGTTAATGGATCAACAAGAGTCAGCAGCCACCGAGGTCGGTCAAACTAGCACATTGAATGGTCACGATTCAACACAAGAACTACAACAGAAagaaatggaacaatgtgaaacAATAGTGAAGCAGTCTGACGAAGAATTTATATTATCGACAACGTTAGAAGAAAACAAGTTAGATGAGATAGCTGAAGAAAACGCTAGAGGTCTGGACGACGAACAAGAAGAGCAAGAAGATCAGGATATAGTTCAAATGATAACACCGGATTAA